One Leopardus geoffroyi isolate Oge1 chromosome C1, O.geoffroyi_Oge1_pat1.0, whole genome shotgun sequence DNA segment encodes these proteins:
- the CEP104 gene encoding centrosomal protein of 104 kDa isoform X4 has translation MPHKIGFVVVSSSGHEDGFSARELMIHAPTVSGWRSPRFCQFPQEIVLQMVERCRIRKLQLLAHQYMIPSKVEFYVSESLPEYFVPYQAERFRRLGYVSLCDNEKTGCRARELKSVYVDAVGQFLKLTFHENHLNKYNIYNQVALVAVNIIGDPADFGDESNITSREKLIDHYLGHNTEDPALEGTCTGKSDYISPLDDLAFDMYQDPEVAQIIRKLDERKREAVQKERYDYAKKLKQAIADLQKVGERLGRYEVEKRCAVEKEDYDRAKEKQQQMERFRSQVYEQLRLHSLVDAELVRRPPDLPLQPLAHSGSPRHQQPVLPRPREDRAPESLRTEPFLQEKPPARPLGPPQPATADQAPPAADPHFRTHLQAVPYDERPLPATRKQPVAALEPEKSDWDGSEAPRGAATGEPEPLTEKALREASAAVDVLGEALVAGAYSKTWSYREDALLALCKQLMQMPAGAPKEELKNVLRASIFLVRRAVRDLVTPVFQASLKLLKMIITQYIPKHKLSKLETAHCVERTVPVLLTRTGDSSARLRVIASNFIQEMALFKEVRSLQIIPPYLVQPLKANSSAHLAMSQMDLLARLLRDLGTGNTGFTVDNVMKFSVSALEHRVYEVRETAVRIILDMYKQHRAFILEYLPPDDNTTRKNVLYKTIFDGFAKIDGRPTDADTKAQKKAATEEAEKRKKEEIKALQGQLALLSEIQAGVQPGKETAGPALEADSQDTEGGKAAARPAPEVPAAHYLDNLCIFCGERSESFTEEGLDLHYWKQCLMLTRCTYCRQVVEISSLTEHLLTECDKKDGFGKCYRCNEAVLKEELPRHIKAKDCNPAKPEKLANRCPLCHENFSPGEEAWKAHLMGPAGCTMNLRKTHVLRKALPPAGKGPATTKSGTSASKVGSKIPTPKGLSKSSGRTYTKR, from the exons ATGCCGCACAAGATTGGCTTCGTTGTTGTCAGCTCCTCTGGACACGAAGATGGCTTCAGTGCCCGGGAACTAATGATCCACGCACCTACCGTCAGCGGGTGGAGGTCACCGAG ATTTTGCCAGTTTCCGCAAGAGATCGTTCTCCAGATGGTGGAGAGGTGTCGAATAAGAAAGCTGCAGCTGCTCGCCCACCAGTACATGATCCCCAGCAAAGTGGAGTTCTACGTCAGCGAGAGCCTGCCCGAGTACTTCGTGCCCTACCAGGCAGAGCGCTTTCGAAGGCTCGG ctatgtctctctctgtgacAACGAGAAGACGGGCTGCAGAGCCCGGGAGCTGAAGTCCGTCTACGTGGACGCGGTGGGACAGTTTCTCAAGCTGACCTTTCACGAAAACCACCTCAACAAGTACAACATATATAATCAG GTTGCTCTGGTTGCAGTAAATATCATTGGAGACCCTGCAGATTTTGGTGATGAAAGCAATATT ACCTCTAGGGAGAAGCTGATTGATCATTATCTGGGGCACAACACCGAGGACCCAGCTCTGGAAGGAACTTGTACTGG GAAATCTGACTACATTTCTCCACTAGATGACTTAGCTTTCGATATGTACCAAGATCCAGAGGTTGCCCAGATTATACGTAAATTAGACGAAAGAAAACGCGAAGCCGTCCAAAAGGAGCGTTACGACTATGCCAAGAAGCTGAAACAAGCTATTGCTGATTTGCAAAAG GTGGGCGAGCGCCTCGGGCGGTACGAGGTGGAGAAGCGCTGCGCAGTGGAGAAGGAGGACTACGACCGCGccaaggagaagcagcagcagatgGAACGGTTCCGCAGCCAAGTGTACGAGCAGCTGCGGCTGCACAGCCTCGTGGACGCCGAGCTG GTGCGAAGGCCTCCTGACCTGCCCCTGCAGCCCCTGGCGCACTCTGGCAGTCCTCGCCACCAGCAGCCAGTGCTCCCTCGACCGCGAGAGGACAGAGCCCCAGAAAGCCTGCGTACAGAGCCCTTCCTTCAGGAAAAGCCTCCGGCACGTCCCCTGGGCCCTCCTCAGCCTGCCACAGCGGACCAGGCCCCACCCGCCGCGGACCCTCACTTTAGGACCCAC CTCCAGGCCGTGCCCTACGATGAGCGGCCCCTTCCTGCTACCCGGAAGCAGCCTGTGGCGGCCCTGGAACCAGAGAAGAGTGACTGGGATGGCAGCGAGGCTCCCAGAGGAGCTGCCACTGGGGAGCCGGAGCCCTTAACAGAAAAGGCATTGAGAGAGGCCAGCGCTGCCGTGGACGTGCTCGGAGAAGCCCTG GTCGCTGGGGCCTATTCCAAGACGTGGTCGTACCGGGAAGACGCGCTGCTCGCACTGTGCAAACAGCTGATGCAGATGCCCGCTGGAGCCCCCAAGGAGGAGCTGAAGAACGTTCTGCGAGCGTCCATCTTCCTCGTGAGGAGAGCCGTCAGAGACCTCGTGACCCCA GTCTTTCAGGCTTCTTTGAAATTGCTGAAAATGATAATTACACAATATATTCCCAAACACAAGCTGAGTAAGCTCGAAACGGCCCACTGTGTGGAGAGAACCGTTCCCGTTCTGCTCACCAGGACCGGAGACTCCTCTGCTCGCCTCCGAGTCATAGCTTCCAATTTTATCCAG GAAATGGCCTTGTTTAAGGAAGTTAGGTCTCTCCAGATTATCCCACCTTACTTGGTACAGCCGTTAAAAGCCAACTCTTCGGCTCATCTGGCAATGAGTCAGATGGACCTCCTGGCCCGGCTCCTGAGAGACCTGGGCACCGGGAACACGGGTTTCACCGTCGATAACGTGATGAAG ttttcagtgagTGCCCTGGAGCACAGAGTGTATGAGGTTCGAGAGACAGCGGTTAGAATTATTTTGGACATGTATAAACAGCACCGGGCTTTTATTCTAGAGTACCTCCCTCCAGACGACAACACCACGCGCAAGAACGTCCtctataaaacaatttttgaCGGATTTGCTAAAATAGACGGCAGACCTACCGATGCTGACACGAAG gCCCAGAAGAAAGCGGCTACAGAAGAAGCggaaaaacgaaagaaagaagaaattaaagcttTACAAGGGCAGTTGGCACTGCTCTCCGAAATTCAGGCCGGAGTCCAGCCTGGCAAG GAGACGGCAGGCCCCGCGCTGGAAGCAGACAGCCAGG acacggaaggagggaaggcagccGCACGTCCTGCCCCGGAAGTCCCTGCCGCTCACTACTTAGATAA TTTATGCATCTTCTGTGGGGAGAGGAGCGAGTCCTTCACGGAGGAGGGCCTGGACCTGCACTACTGGAAGCAGTGTCTCATGCTGACAAGATGCACCTACTGCAGGCAG GTGGTCGAGATCTCCAGCCTGACGGAGCACCTGCTGACCGAATGCGACAAGAAAGACGGGTTTGGAAAGTGTTACCGCTGCAACGAGGCTGTTCTGAAGGAAGAGCTGCCCAGACACATAAAAGCAAAGGATTGTAACC CCGCCAAACCGGAGAAGCTGGCAAACCGCTGTCCTCTGTGCCACGAGAACTTCTCACCGGGGGAGGAG GCGTGGAAGGCTCACCTCATGGGCCCCGCCGGCTGCACGATGAACCTGCGCAAGACGCACGTGCTGCGCAAGGCTCTGCCGCCAG CAGGTAAAGGCCCAGCCACGACCAAATCAGGGACCTCCGCATCCAAGGTCGGAAGCAAGATCCCTACCCCAAAGGGCCTGAGCAAAAGCTCCGGCAGAACATACACAAAGCGGTGA
- the CEP104 gene encoding centrosomal protein of 104 kDa isoform X2 translates to MPHKIGFVVVSSSGHEDGFSARELMIHAPTVSGWRSPRFCQFPQEIVLQMVERCRIRKLQLLAHQYMIPSKVEFYVSESLPEYFVPYQAERFRRLGYVSLCDNEKTGCRARELKSVYVDAVGQFLKLTFHENHLNKYNIYNQVALVAVNIIGDPADFGDESNITSREKLIDHYLGHNTEDPALEGTCTGKSDYISPLDDLAFDMYQDPEVAQIIRKLDERKREAVQKERYDYAKKLKQAIADLQKVGERLGRYEVEKRCAVEKEDYDRAKEKQQQMERFRSQVYEQLRLHSLVDAELVRRPPDLPLQPLAHSGSPRHQQPVLPRPREDRAPESLRTEPFLQEKPPARPLGPPQPATADQAPPAADPHFRTHLQAVPYDERPLPATRKQPVAALEPEKSDWDGSEAPRGAATGEPEPLTEKALREASAAVDVLGEALVAGAYSKTWSYREDALLALCKQLMQMPAGAPKEELKNVLRASIFLVRRAVRDLVTPVFQASLKLLKMIITQYIPKHKLSKLETAHCVERTVPVLLTRTGDSSARLRVIASNFIQEMALFKEVRSLQIIPPYLVQPLKANSSAHLAMSQMDLLARLLRDLGTGNTGFTVDNVMKFSVSALEHRVYEVRETAVRIILDMYKQHRAFILEYLPPDDNTTRKNVLYKTIFDGFAKIDGRPTDADTKAQKKAATEEAEKRKKEEIKALQGQLALLSEIQAGVQPGKETAGPALEADSQDTEGGKAAARPAPEVPAAHYLDNLCIFCGERSESFTEEGLDLHYWKQCLMLTRCTYCRQVVEISSLTEHLLTECDKKDGFGKCYRCNEAVLKEELPRHIKAKDCNPAKPEKLANRCPLCHENFSPGEEAWKAHLMGPAGCTMNLRKTHVLRKALPPPPGKGPATTKSGTSASKVGSKIPTPKGLSKSSGRTYTKR, encoded by the exons ATGCCGCACAAGATTGGCTTCGTTGTTGTCAGCTCCTCTGGACACGAAGATGGCTTCAGTGCCCGGGAACTAATGATCCACGCACCTACCGTCAGCGGGTGGAGGTCACCGAG ATTTTGCCAGTTTCCGCAAGAGATCGTTCTCCAGATGGTGGAGAGGTGTCGAATAAGAAAGCTGCAGCTGCTCGCCCACCAGTACATGATCCCCAGCAAAGTGGAGTTCTACGTCAGCGAGAGCCTGCCCGAGTACTTCGTGCCCTACCAGGCAGAGCGCTTTCGAAGGCTCGG ctatgtctctctctgtgacAACGAGAAGACGGGCTGCAGAGCCCGGGAGCTGAAGTCCGTCTACGTGGACGCGGTGGGACAGTTTCTCAAGCTGACCTTTCACGAAAACCACCTCAACAAGTACAACATATATAATCAG GTTGCTCTGGTTGCAGTAAATATCATTGGAGACCCTGCAGATTTTGGTGATGAAAGCAATATT ACCTCTAGGGAGAAGCTGATTGATCATTATCTGGGGCACAACACCGAGGACCCAGCTCTGGAAGGAACTTGTACTGG GAAATCTGACTACATTTCTCCACTAGATGACTTAGCTTTCGATATGTACCAAGATCCAGAGGTTGCCCAGATTATACGTAAATTAGACGAAAGAAAACGCGAAGCCGTCCAAAAGGAGCGTTACGACTATGCCAAGAAGCTGAAACAAGCTATTGCTGATTTGCAAAAG GTGGGCGAGCGCCTCGGGCGGTACGAGGTGGAGAAGCGCTGCGCAGTGGAGAAGGAGGACTACGACCGCGccaaggagaagcagcagcagatgGAACGGTTCCGCAGCCAAGTGTACGAGCAGCTGCGGCTGCACAGCCTCGTGGACGCCGAGCTG GTGCGAAGGCCTCCTGACCTGCCCCTGCAGCCCCTGGCGCACTCTGGCAGTCCTCGCCACCAGCAGCCAGTGCTCCCTCGACCGCGAGAGGACAGAGCCCCAGAAAGCCTGCGTACAGAGCCCTTCCTTCAGGAAAAGCCTCCGGCACGTCCCCTGGGCCCTCCTCAGCCTGCCACAGCGGACCAGGCCCCACCCGCCGCGGACCCTCACTTTAGGACCCAC CTCCAGGCCGTGCCCTACGATGAGCGGCCCCTTCCTGCTACCCGGAAGCAGCCTGTGGCGGCCCTGGAACCAGAGAAGAGTGACTGGGATGGCAGCGAGGCTCCCAGAGGAGCTGCCACTGGGGAGCCGGAGCCCTTAACAGAAAAGGCATTGAGAGAGGCCAGCGCTGCCGTGGACGTGCTCGGAGAAGCCCTG GTCGCTGGGGCCTATTCCAAGACGTGGTCGTACCGGGAAGACGCGCTGCTCGCACTGTGCAAACAGCTGATGCAGATGCCCGCTGGAGCCCCCAAGGAGGAGCTGAAGAACGTTCTGCGAGCGTCCATCTTCCTCGTGAGGAGAGCCGTCAGAGACCTCGTGACCCCA GTCTTTCAGGCTTCTTTGAAATTGCTGAAAATGATAATTACACAATATATTCCCAAACACAAGCTGAGTAAGCTCGAAACGGCCCACTGTGTGGAGAGAACCGTTCCCGTTCTGCTCACCAGGACCGGAGACTCCTCTGCTCGCCTCCGAGTCATAGCTTCCAATTTTATCCAG GAAATGGCCTTGTTTAAGGAAGTTAGGTCTCTCCAGATTATCCCACCTTACTTGGTACAGCCGTTAAAAGCCAACTCTTCGGCTCATCTGGCAATGAGTCAGATGGACCTCCTGGCCCGGCTCCTGAGAGACCTGGGCACCGGGAACACGGGTTTCACCGTCGATAACGTGATGAAG ttttcagtgagTGCCCTGGAGCACAGAGTGTATGAGGTTCGAGAGACAGCGGTTAGAATTATTTTGGACATGTATAAACAGCACCGGGCTTTTATTCTAGAGTACCTCCCTCCAGACGACAACACCACGCGCAAGAACGTCCtctataaaacaatttttgaCGGATTTGCTAAAATAGACGGCAGACCTACCGATGCTGACACGAAG gCCCAGAAGAAAGCGGCTACAGAAGAAGCggaaaaacgaaagaaagaagaaattaaagcttTACAAGGGCAGTTGGCACTGCTCTCCGAAATTCAGGCCGGAGTCCAGCCTGGCAAG GAGACGGCAGGCCCCGCGCTGGAAGCAGACAGCCAGG acacggaaggagggaaggcagccGCACGTCCTGCCCCGGAAGTCCCTGCCGCTCACTACTTAGATAA TTTATGCATCTTCTGTGGGGAGAGGAGCGAGTCCTTCACGGAGGAGGGCCTGGACCTGCACTACTGGAAGCAGTGTCTCATGCTGACAAGATGCACCTACTGCAGGCAG GTGGTCGAGATCTCCAGCCTGACGGAGCACCTGCTGACCGAATGCGACAAGAAAGACGGGTTTGGAAAGTGTTACCGCTGCAACGAGGCTGTTCTGAAGGAAGAGCTGCCCAGACACATAAAAGCAAAGGATTGTAACC CCGCCAAACCGGAGAAGCTGGCAAACCGCTGTCCTCTGTGCCACGAGAACTTCTCACCGGGGGAGGAG GCGTGGAAGGCTCACCTCATGGGCCCCGCCGGCTGCACGATGAACCTGCGCAAGACGCACGTGCTGCGCAAGGCTCTGCCG CCGCCGC CAGGTAAAGGCCCAGCCACGACCAAATCAGGGACCTCCGCATCCAAGGTCGGAAGCAAGATCCCTACCCCAAAGGGCCTGAGCAAAAGCTCCGGCAGAACATACACAAAGCGGTGA
- the CEP104 gene encoding centrosomal protein of 104 kDa isoform X1, protein MPHKIGFVVVSSSGHEDGFSARELMIHAPTVSGWRSPRFCQFPQEIVLQMVERCRIRKLQLLAHQYMIPSKVEFYVSESLPEYFVPYQAERFRRLGYVSLCDNEKTGCRARELKSVYVDAVGQFLKLTFHENHLNKYNIYNQVALVAVNIIGDPADFGDESNITSREKLIDHYLGHNTEDPALEGTCTGKSDYISPLDDLAFDMYQDPEVAQIIRKLDERKREAVQKERYDYAKKLKQAIADLQKVGERLGRYEVEKRCAVEKEDYDRAKEKQQQMERFRSQVYEQLRLHSLVDAELVRRPPDLPLQPLAHSGSPRHQQPVLPRPREDRAPESLRTEPFLQEKPPARPLGPPQPATADQAPPAADPHFRTHLQAVPYDERPLPATRKQPVAALEPEKSDWDGSEAPRGAATGEPEPLTEKALREASAAVDVLGEALVAGAYSKTWSYREDALLALCKQLMQMPAGAPKEELKNVLRASIFLVRRAVRDLVTPVFQASLKLLKMIITQYIPKHKLSKLETAHCVERTVPVLLTRTGDSSARLRVIASNFIQEMALFKEVRSLQIIPPYLVQPLKANSSAHLAMSQMDLLARLLRDLGTGNTGFTVDNVMKFSVSALEHRVYEVRETAVRIILDMYKQHRAFILEYLPPDDNTTRKNVLYKTIFDGFAKIDGRPTDADTKAQKKAATEEAEKRKKEEIKALQGQLALLSEIQAGVQPGKEETAGPALEADSQDTEGGKAAARPAPEVPAAHYLDNLCIFCGERSESFTEEGLDLHYWKQCLMLTRCTYCRQVVEISSLTEHLLTECDKKDGFGKCYRCNEAVLKEELPRHIKAKDCNPAKPEKLANRCPLCHENFSPGEEAWKAHLMGPAGCTMNLRKTHVLRKALPPPPGKGPATTKSGTSASKVGSKIPTPKGLSKSSGRTYTKR, encoded by the exons ATGCCGCACAAGATTGGCTTCGTTGTTGTCAGCTCCTCTGGACACGAAGATGGCTTCAGTGCCCGGGAACTAATGATCCACGCACCTACCGTCAGCGGGTGGAGGTCACCGAG ATTTTGCCAGTTTCCGCAAGAGATCGTTCTCCAGATGGTGGAGAGGTGTCGAATAAGAAAGCTGCAGCTGCTCGCCCACCAGTACATGATCCCCAGCAAAGTGGAGTTCTACGTCAGCGAGAGCCTGCCCGAGTACTTCGTGCCCTACCAGGCAGAGCGCTTTCGAAGGCTCGG ctatgtctctctctgtgacAACGAGAAGACGGGCTGCAGAGCCCGGGAGCTGAAGTCCGTCTACGTGGACGCGGTGGGACAGTTTCTCAAGCTGACCTTTCACGAAAACCACCTCAACAAGTACAACATATATAATCAG GTTGCTCTGGTTGCAGTAAATATCATTGGAGACCCTGCAGATTTTGGTGATGAAAGCAATATT ACCTCTAGGGAGAAGCTGATTGATCATTATCTGGGGCACAACACCGAGGACCCAGCTCTGGAAGGAACTTGTACTGG GAAATCTGACTACATTTCTCCACTAGATGACTTAGCTTTCGATATGTACCAAGATCCAGAGGTTGCCCAGATTATACGTAAATTAGACGAAAGAAAACGCGAAGCCGTCCAAAAGGAGCGTTACGACTATGCCAAGAAGCTGAAACAAGCTATTGCTGATTTGCAAAAG GTGGGCGAGCGCCTCGGGCGGTACGAGGTGGAGAAGCGCTGCGCAGTGGAGAAGGAGGACTACGACCGCGccaaggagaagcagcagcagatgGAACGGTTCCGCAGCCAAGTGTACGAGCAGCTGCGGCTGCACAGCCTCGTGGACGCCGAGCTG GTGCGAAGGCCTCCTGACCTGCCCCTGCAGCCCCTGGCGCACTCTGGCAGTCCTCGCCACCAGCAGCCAGTGCTCCCTCGACCGCGAGAGGACAGAGCCCCAGAAAGCCTGCGTACAGAGCCCTTCCTTCAGGAAAAGCCTCCGGCACGTCCCCTGGGCCCTCCTCAGCCTGCCACAGCGGACCAGGCCCCACCCGCCGCGGACCCTCACTTTAGGACCCAC CTCCAGGCCGTGCCCTACGATGAGCGGCCCCTTCCTGCTACCCGGAAGCAGCCTGTGGCGGCCCTGGAACCAGAGAAGAGTGACTGGGATGGCAGCGAGGCTCCCAGAGGAGCTGCCACTGGGGAGCCGGAGCCCTTAACAGAAAAGGCATTGAGAGAGGCCAGCGCTGCCGTGGACGTGCTCGGAGAAGCCCTG GTCGCTGGGGCCTATTCCAAGACGTGGTCGTACCGGGAAGACGCGCTGCTCGCACTGTGCAAACAGCTGATGCAGATGCCCGCTGGAGCCCCCAAGGAGGAGCTGAAGAACGTTCTGCGAGCGTCCATCTTCCTCGTGAGGAGAGCCGTCAGAGACCTCGTGACCCCA GTCTTTCAGGCTTCTTTGAAATTGCTGAAAATGATAATTACACAATATATTCCCAAACACAAGCTGAGTAAGCTCGAAACGGCCCACTGTGTGGAGAGAACCGTTCCCGTTCTGCTCACCAGGACCGGAGACTCCTCTGCTCGCCTCCGAGTCATAGCTTCCAATTTTATCCAG GAAATGGCCTTGTTTAAGGAAGTTAGGTCTCTCCAGATTATCCCACCTTACTTGGTACAGCCGTTAAAAGCCAACTCTTCGGCTCATCTGGCAATGAGTCAGATGGACCTCCTGGCCCGGCTCCTGAGAGACCTGGGCACCGGGAACACGGGTTTCACCGTCGATAACGTGATGAAG ttttcagtgagTGCCCTGGAGCACAGAGTGTATGAGGTTCGAGAGACAGCGGTTAGAATTATTTTGGACATGTATAAACAGCACCGGGCTTTTATTCTAGAGTACCTCCCTCCAGACGACAACACCACGCGCAAGAACGTCCtctataaaacaatttttgaCGGATTTGCTAAAATAGACGGCAGACCTACCGATGCTGACACGAAG gCCCAGAAGAAAGCGGCTACAGAAGAAGCggaaaaacgaaagaaagaagaaattaaagcttTACAAGGGCAGTTGGCACTGCTCTCCGAAATTCAGGCCGGAGTCCAGCCTGGCAAGG AGGAGACGGCAGGCCCCGCGCTGGAAGCAGACAGCCAGG acacggaaggagggaaggcagccGCACGTCCTGCCCCGGAAGTCCCTGCCGCTCACTACTTAGATAA TTTATGCATCTTCTGTGGGGAGAGGAGCGAGTCCTTCACGGAGGAGGGCCTGGACCTGCACTACTGGAAGCAGTGTCTCATGCTGACAAGATGCACCTACTGCAGGCAG GTGGTCGAGATCTCCAGCCTGACGGAGCACCTGCTGACCGAATGCGACAAGAAAGACGGGTTTGGAAAGTGTTACCGCTGCAACGAGGCTGTTCTGAAGGAAGAGCTGCCCAGACACATAAAAGCAAAGGATTGTAACC CCGCCAAACCGGAGAAGCTGGCAAACCGCTGTCCTCTGTGCCACGAGAACTTCTCACCGGGGGAGGAG GCGTGGAAGGCTCACCTCATGGGCCCCGCCGGCTGCACGATGAACCTGCGCAAGACGCACGTGCTGCGCAAGGCTCTGCCG CCGCCGC CAGGTAAAGGCCCAGCCACGACCAAATCAGGGACCTCCGCATCCAAGGTCGGAAGCAAGATCCCTACCCCAAAGGGCCTGAGCAAAAGCTCCGGCAGAACATACACAAAGCGGTGA